Within Topomyia yanbarensis strain Yona2022 chromosome 2, ASM3024719v1, whole genome shotgun sequence, the genomic segment ttacacggagatggctaaaccgatttcatcaaacttagtctcaaatgaaaggtacaacgttcctgctattgaatttcattaaagtccaagtttcggttccggagttacgagtttaAAAGTGCGGACAcatagcaaattcacatttttgcctttctcctatggaaaggttatgcaatcactctgaacttCGTCAACTTGATCccgcccaattttttttttgactttcctaggttttctgaattttaacagtGTCGTAGTTAGGGAGATACGgtaagcccccccccccccacatcactcaccacccttccctaaaccgcccttccctcatcaaATACCCTTCTACTCGAATAAAATTTACTAATTCCTCTagaattaatttttctagtgggtctgaaaaaccagtgaaacatttggtttcaaatgattttgagttgagaaactaatttaaaaactaatttaaaggttgaaaatttttggcggggtccaaacccttaaaccctcctcctggatccgccgctggtttcaagtgtttcagcgtcgacacatagcaactcaagttcgtagctgtcgattcgtTGTACGTATATTTAAATCACACTGAATATCTAAtaaacatttccaccattatgttaaacataaccagccatggaatcctagtttgaataaatgagaaaggcacaattgcaccactaggtggattaaaacgggtttttttattttgatacttcttatttggtttgaacattaTTTGCACgaaaatttgcaatgaaaaagtttaataaaaaaactaattttaaggggtcaccaTAGGAGATGCTTAAAACATCATAAAAATTAAGTCCTATACATTCAAGTTTCAGCAAAATTCTTTATTGAAAGTATCTCTAAAACTTTATCGAGGAAACTAATTTTCTATCTCTTCGTGATAAATATATAATcttttatttcttatttttgtcAGTCTGTGGAGAATATCCATGCGAACAATTCCGCCGAAGACACTCTATGAATATATTCGAGtttaagttattgaactttaagTTTTACTTGTAAGAAATATTAATAATTCTCCTCTTCGATATTATCACTAACGTGCTGCTCAGATTTTGACTTCAACATGACAAATAATTCACCCGTGGtcgaaaatattcaaaaaagtgACGTGATATAATAGCTCGTTGGGGAATTTGAGCTAGCCGCACAAAGTTGAATGGAACAAAGCTTATGCAGGTGTGATTATGGTTGTTGAATAAATTTACCAAAAACATAGAAACGAAAACTGCTAAACGCTCCACAGGAAGATAACAGTAGGTATAATTACAACTCACTAAACATTAACGATGTGTCCGGAATAAACCGCTTCCGCGTGGCGCACAGCACCTTGGGAGTGCAAAGACAAATGGGAGGAAATTCGCACGGAAATTCGCGATACCTGTGAACTTTGTGTCATCAAACACAGATTTGTTCGTCTGTCTGTCTGGTTTCGGCTTCGGTCTCAAGAGGCTCGTTTTGATGTATAAAAGAACATCACAGAACTGAAAGACGCGTAGTTAAGGATCAGTTTCGGAACGAATGCTGGAAAGTCTTGAGTCTGAGTGTTTTTCGAAGCGTCGCCAATCGAAAATTTAAGGTGTGTTCTTTTATTCGTATATACCACAGTGTGGTTGATTTGTGATTCAATGCTACAGTGGTCAGTGACTCTCGTGATAGGTTTTGTAGGATGTTTCATTAGAAATTGTTTGAGATTTCAAACCTCGCTTATTTGTTAACTCATGTGCCACTTTAATGTCAATTTAGGTGTAACTATTTGACACTGAAGTCGTTAAAGACCCGTGCAAGGTAATCTACCGACCAGTCTTCGTGTAGGCGAAGTTTCGATTCGAGTTAAGTCATCTGCTTGCTGCATTGTTAGTAAGAAATGATGTTCACGTGTAAATTGAATAACACGCTAGAAGGATTAGTAGGATTAATGGAAACAATGCAATAGATGGGATGTGAAATAAAGAATGTACCGCCAATATAAAGTCGTGTTAAACTTGACTGCAGTTCCTTTGAAAGCaaaattaattttatcaattattATTCAGATAAAGATTGTTTAAAACTGTGCATTCACGAATTATATTCTGTGACTTTTCTTTTCAgaataaatcacaaaaatgaATTCCGTCCAGTGTCTGATGCTGTTGTTAGTAGCCTCAACATCCTTTGCCTTTCCCCAGTCTGAAGTAGTCCCAGCTACACAGGGCACTGCTTCTCTACAAATAGCACAAGAAAAACTGCCCGAACAGCAAACTGCCGATGAGCAGCCAGTCCAGGTTCCCGAAGCTGACCCGGCCATCATACCCGTGGATATAGCGCTGATCAATGAGCAACCAGCGAACGTCAATGAAAATACTGCACGCCGAAAGCGACAGTTTGGTGAAATCGATATTGATATCGACTTGTACGGTGGGGGCGGTGGTTTTGGTGGTCCTGGGTATTATGGTGGATATCCTGGGTATGGATATGGTGGCTACGGAGGTTACGTAGATTATGGTTATGGTTATGGTGGATATGGATAtcctcatcatcatcaccatcaccATGGGCATCACCATGGATGGTATTGAAGCAATTCATCAGAAGTTTTATAAAAGCGTATGTGTGTGGTGCGAACGATTTAGGCGATTTCACGAAATTGAATAGCGGGTGCGGTTCTTCGTTGGAAATAACAATA encodes:
- the LOC131683928 gene encoding shematrin-like protein 2, yielding MNSVQCLMLLLVASTSFAFPQSEVVPATQGTASLQIAQEKLPEQQTADEQPVQVPEADPAIIPVDIALINEQPANVNENTARRKRQFGEIDIDIDLYGGGGGFGGPGYYGGYPGYGYGGYGGYVDYGYGYGGYGYPHHHHHHHGHHHGWY